In the Hordeum vulgare subsp. vulgare chromosome 7H, MorexV3_pseudomolecules_assembly, whole genome shotgun sequence genome, one interval contains:
- the LOC123410169 gene encoding uncharacterized protein LOC123410169, translated as MRPSAWRSAWTVLVRCGRTTYTAPVLLLPRGRIFPERVVGGVADGSGFMADLSTLKVNSNLVSRAGAPVLANGPSEVRLVEAALAARCGDKGPTWLRRYAASITLARRDQIQYEETMPWRSAEVAVNLGGGGGGGDTARFNFPAMVHASKEDEVLSGDHLLPAFGGLKVLFEDPCVSAFDLKCRSFIVSDVFSSSRLLFDKLGGNLHGFQYICNLAVATMISELWCQRQFNKLQIGPSNFGSIYGITLANKVISQIIRYEHEGDWSFALEYSDLIARSTSKENLASYVVEFSLVPAVPTSNQVIVGIGAKSSVGPFKTVGVTFGSTKLPQRMFSTSQCLSHEQRGRSFSTRQSQTKSMMHIELLRPKNTGVLCLDGENHDVLLSFRKIIAQIRDYCHEYGKRVDLSLLYGRACEVYTPPGDGSFHVVVQHCGRSYRISISARDLYVRAFRGGNHKPLELQVDDDDDRATDYSYISSEEDHTVLPFSGSYTSLCGGDIKGTWIGVAALRHAFHALDNYDGSGTDLLKQAITIFVIHLSEASRLQPVFNAISRSMVNDNINCLDDVSQLSDDATQKPSSLPSWWVSNYGWYSREAMEAVDRLITCNQKYSIANRRGGDFKSPTEIFKEIRILARDVYTSGLFCR; from the exons ATGCGGCCATCGGCGTGGCGCAGCGCATGGACCGTGCTAGTGCGATGTGGCCGCACCACCTACACCGCGCCGGTCCTTCTCCTTCCCCGTGGGCGCATCTTCCCGGAGCGAGTGGTAGGAGGAGTCGCCGACGGGTCGGGGTTCATGGCGGACCTGTCCACTCTTAAGGTAAACTCGAATCTGGTGAGCCGCGCGGGGGCGCCCGTGCTGGCGAATGGACCGAGTGAGGTCCGGCTGGTGGAGGCGGCGCTCGCGGCGAGGTGCGGCGACAAGGGTCCTACTTGGCTGCGACGGTACGCGGCTTCGATCACGCTGGCCAGGAGGGACCAGATCCAGTACGAGGAGACCATGCCCTGGAGGAGCGCGGAAGTGGCGGTGAATCtaggaggtggtggaggtggcgggGACACGGCGCGGTTCAACTTCCCGGCAATGGTACACGCATCCAAAGAGGATGAG GTGCTGTCTGGGGATCACTTGCTTCCTGCGTTTGGTGGTCTCAAGGTGTTATTTGAGGACCCCTGCGTTTCTGCGTTTGATCTGAAATGTAGATCATTCATTGTTTCTGATGTTTTCTCATCTTCAAG GTTACTATTTGATAAGCTTGGAGGCAACTTACATGGATTTCAATACATTTGTAACCTTGCTGTTGCTACTATGATTTCTGAACTTTGGTGTCAGAGACAATTTAATAAGCTGCAGATAGGGCCTTCAAATTTTGGCAGCATTTATGGAATTACACTGGCAAATAAG GTAATTTCTCAGATCATCAGATATGAGCATGAGGGTGACTGGAGCTTCGCTCTTGAATATtctgatttaattgcaagatcaacATCAAAGGAGAACCTTGCAAGTTATGTTGTGGAATTTTCTCTTGTGCCGGCTGTTCCTACGAGCAATCAG GTTATTGTTGGTATTGGAGCAAAATCATCTGTCGGTCCCTTTAAAACTGTTGGAGTTACATTTGGGTCAACCAAACTGCCGCAGAGGATGTTTTCTACATCTCAGTGTTTATCTCATGAGCAAAGAGGCAGGTCATTCTCAACAAGACAATCACAG acgaaatctatgatgcacattgAGTTGTTGAGGCCAAAAAATACAGGAGTTCTCTGCTTGGATGGTGAGAACCATGACGTGCTTCTGAGCTTCAGAAAAATAATAGCTCAGATTAGAGACTACTGTCATGAGTATGGCAAAAGGGTTGATTTGTCTCTTCTCTATGGGCGGGCCTGTGAAGTATACACACCACCTGGAGATGGCTCATTTCACGTGGTTGTTCAGCATTGCGGGCGCTCTTATCGTATATCAATCTCAGCAAGAGATTTGTACGTGAGAGCTTTTAGAGGAGGCAATCATAAACCATTGGAGTTACaggtcgatgatgatgatgatagagCTACGGATTACAGTTATATATCATCCGAGGAAGATCACACGGTTCTTCCATTCTCAGGCAGTTATACCTCCTTATGTGGTGGTGACATTAAGGGCACATGGATAGGGGTTGCGGCGCTCAGGCATGCGTTCCATGCTTTGGATAACTATGACGGAAGTGGCACGGATTTGCTAAAACAGGCAATCACAATTTTTGTGATACATTTATCTGAAGCTTCTCGCCTACAGCCAGTTTTCAACGCCATCTCCAGATCGATGGTTAATGATAACATCAACTGTTTAGATGATGTATCGCAGCTTTCAGATGATGCTACTCAAAAACCATCTTCCCTTCCCTCTTGGTGGGTCTCTAACTATGGGTGGTACTCTCGTGAAGCCATGGAGGCAGTTGATAGACTTATTACTTGCAATCAGAAGTACAGCATTGCTAACCGCAGAGGTGGTGATTTCAAATCACCTACTGAGATCTTCAAAGAGATTAGAATATTAGCCAGGGATGTGTACACTTCTGGTCTTTTTTGCAGATAA